One Mercurialis annua linkage group LG3, ddMerAnnu1.2, whole genome shotgun sequence DNA window includes the following coding sequences:
- the LOC126673620 gene encoding uncharacterized protein LOC126673620 isoform X2 — protein sequence MATILKTPPFRAPIRPKLISAAGTSKLSPFYGSIRYKTSVRSCIAANKLPQFAAKSSRRFPKFGLFAAQEETETIETQESVQEPEIEEPSDGAVGVEDIAAEVKDSASGEEAADAEETTTSIILTSLRSYREALASNDESRIAEIEAFLKSVEEEKIDLEKKVTSLADELSVERDRVLRISADFENFRKRTDRERLSLVSNAQGEVVENLLSVLDNFERAKSQIKLETEREEKISNSYQSIYKQFVEIMGSLGVVPVETVGNPFDPLLHEAIMQEDSTEVEEGIILEEFRKGFKLGDRLLRPAMVKVSAGPGPAKPEQAESPEEAETVGETRQEESPEPESGS from the exons ATGGCTACTATCCTCAAAACGCCGCCGTTCAGAGCGCCAATCAGACCTAAACTGATTTCCGCCGCCGGCACCAGCAAGTTATCGCCATTTTATGGCTCTATTAGATATAAAACTAGTGTCCGTAGCTGTATCGCCGCCAACAAATTGCCACAGTTTGCTGCCAAATCTTCGCGGCGGTTCCCAAAATTTGGTCTGTTCGCTGCTCAAGAAGAAACTGAAACTATAGAGACTCAGGAATCCGTTCAGGAACCGGAAATTGAG GAGCCCTCAGATGGTGCTGTTGGAGTGGAAGATATTGCTGCTGAGGTGAAAGATAGTGCCAGTGGTGAAGAGGCTGCTGATGCGGAGGAAACAACTACTTCAATCATCTTGACTTCTCTCCGCTCGTACAGAGAGGCTTTGGCCAGTAATGATGAGTCTAGAATTGCTGAGATAGAAGCTTTTCTTAAATCTGTTGAAGAAGAGAAAATTGATCTTGAAAAGAAGGTAACAAGTTTGGCGGACGAATTGTCTGTTGAAAGAGATCGGGTTCTTAGGATTAGCGCGGACTTTGAAAATTTCCGGAAGAGAACAGATAGGGAAAGGCTTTCATTGGTGTCAAATGCCCAAGGAGAAGTTGTGGAGAATTTGTTGTCTGTTTTGGATAATTTTGAGAGAGCCAAATCTCAGATTAAATTGGAGACTGAAAGAGAAGAGAAGATCAGTAACAGCTATCAGAGCATATACAAGCAATTTGTAGAAATTATGGGCTCACTCGGTGTTGTCCCTGTGGAGACTGTCGGAAATCCCTTTGATCCATTG TTGCACGAAGCAATTATGCAAGAGGATTCAACCGAAGTTGAAGAAGGAATTATACTTGAGGAGTTCCGTAAGGGGTTCAAACTCGGAGACAGGCTTCTGCGGCCAGCAATGGTGAAAGTTTCAGCCGGTCCAGGTCCTGCAAAGCCCGAGCAAGCAGAGTCACCTGAAGAAGCTGAGACTGTAGGTGAAACCCGGCAAGAGGAGAGCCCAGAACCGGAATCGGGTTCCTAG
- the LOC126673620 gene encoding uncharacterized protein LOC126673620 isoform X1: MATILKTPPFRAPIRPKLISAAGTSKLSPFYGSIRYKTSVRSCIAANKLPQFAAKSSRRFPKFGLFAAQEETETIETQESVQEPEIEQEPSDGAVGVEDIAAEVKDSASGEEAADAEETTTSIILTSLRSYREALASNDESRIAEIEAFLKSVEEEKIDLEKKVTSLADELSVERDRVLRISADFENFRKRTDRERLSLVSNAQGEVVENLLSVLDNFERAKSQIKLETEREEKISNSYQSIYKQFVEIMGSLGVVPVETVGNPFDPLLHEAIMQEDSTEVEEGIILEEFRKGFKLGDRLLRPAMVKVSAGPGPAKPEQAESPEEAETVGETRQEESPEPESGS, encoded by the exons ATGGCTACTATCCTCAAAACGCCGCCGTTCAGAGCGCCAATCAGACCTAAACTGATTTCCGCCGCCGGCACCAGCAAGTTATCGCCATTTTATGGCTCTATTAGATATAAAACTAGTGTCCGTAGCTGTATCGCCGCCAACAAATTGCCACAGTTTGCTGCCAAATCTTCGCGGCGGTTCCCAAAATTTGGTCTGTTCGCTGCTCAAGAAGAAACTGAAACTATAGAGACTCAGGAATCCGTTCAGGAACCGGAAATTGAG CAGGAGCCCTCAGATGGTGCTGTTGGAGTGGAAGATATTGCTGCTGAGGTGAAAGATAGTGCCAGTGGTGAAGAGGCTGCTGATGCGGAGGAAACAACTACTTCAATCATCTTGACTTCTCTCCGCTCGTACAGAGAGGCTTTGGCCAGTAATGATGAGTCTAGAATTGCTGAGATAGAAGCTTTTCTTAAATCTGTTGAAGAAGAGAAAATTGATCTTGAAAAGAAGGTAACAAGTTTGGCGGACGAATTGTCTGTTGAAAGAGATCGGGTTCTTAGGATTAGCGCGGACTTTGAAAATTTCCGGAAGAGAACAGATAGGGAAAGGCTTTCATTGGTGTCAAATGCCCAAGGAGAAGTTGTGGAGAATTTGTTGTCTGTTTTGGATAATTTTGAGAGAGCCAAATCTCAGATTAAATTGGAGACTGAAAGAGAAGAGAAGATCAGTAACAGCTATCAGAGCATATACAAGCAATTTGTAGAAATTATGGGCTCACTCGGTGTTGTCCCTGTGGAGACTGTCGGAAATCCCTTTGATCCATTG TTGCACGAAGCAATTATGCAAGAGGATTCAACCGAAGTTGAAGAAGGAATTATACTTGAGGAGTTCCGTAAGGGGTTCAAACTCGGAGACAGGCTTCTGCGGCCAGCAATGGTGAAAGTTTCAGCCGGTCCAGGTCCTGCAAAGCCCGAGCAAGCAGAGTCACCTGAAGAAGCTGAGACTGTAGGTGAAACCCGGCAAGAGGAGAGCCCAGAACCGGAATCGGGTTCCTAG
- the LOC126673620 gene encoding uncharacterized protein LOC126673620 isoform X3, translated as MATILKTPPFRAPIRPKLISAAGTSKLSPFYGSIRYKTSVRSCIAANKLPQFAAKSSRRFPKFGLFAAQEETETIETQESVQEPEIEQEPSDGAVGVEDIAAEVKDSASGEEAADAEETTTSIILTSLRSYREALASNDESRIAEIEAFLKSVEEEKIDLEKKVTSLADELSVERDRVLRISADFENFRKRTDRERLSLVSNAQGEVVENLLSVLDNFERAKSQIKLETEREEKISNSYQSIYKQFVEIMGSLGVVPVETVGNPFDPLAGKYRVGSKTNRVLDDIFQKFDQVYSGFMKRIRF; from the exons ATGGCTACTATCCTCAAAACGCCGCCGTTCAGAGCGCCAATCAGACCTAAACTGATTTCCGCCGCCGGCACCAGCAAGTTATCGCCATTTTATGGCTCTATTAGATATAAAACTAGTGTCCGTAGCTGTATCGCCGCCAACAAATTGCCACAGTTTGCTGCCAAATCTTCGCGGCGGTTCCCAAAATTTGGTCTGTTCGCTGCTCAAGAAGAAACTGAAACTATAGAGACTCAGGAATCCGTTCAGGAACCGGAAATTGAG CAGGAGCCCTCAGATGGTGCTGTTGGAGTGGAAGATATTGCTGCTGAGGTGAAAGATAGTGCCAGTGGTGAAGAGGCTGCTGATGCGGAGGAAACAACTACTTCAATCATCTTGACTTCTCTCCGCTCGTACAGAGAGGCTTTGGCCAGTAATGATGAGTCTAGAATTGCTGAGATAGAAGCTTTTCTTAAATCTGTTGAAGAAGAGAAAATTGATCTTGAAAAGAAGGTAACAAGTTTGGCGGACGAATTGTCTGTTGAAAGAGATCGGGTTCTTAGGATTAGCGCGGACTTTGAAAATTTCCGGAAGAGAACAGATAGGGAAAGGCTTTCATTGGTGTCAAATGCCCAAGGAGAAGTTGTGGAGAATTTGTTGTCTGTTTTGGATAATTTTGAGAGAGCCAAATCTCAGATTAAATTGGAGACTGAAAGAGAAGAGAAGATCAGTAACAGCTATCAGAGCATATACAAGCAATTTGTAGAAATTATGGGCTCACTCGGTGTTGTCCCTGTGGAGACTGTCGGAAATCCCTTTGATCCATTG GCTGGGAAATACCGAGTTGGCTCGAAAACCAATCGAGTACTTGatgatatttttcaaaaattcgaTCAAGTTTATTCTGGTTTTATGAAGAGGATACGCTTTTAA